The Gemmata palustris genome includes a region encoding these proteins:
- a CDS encoding HDOD domain-containing protein — MPVLSHPKPTDRAPIPCTRDIVLSDLERVESYPMLSDSAVRAAALASTPDASAAEVAAVIRRDSVLTAAVLRVANTWTYRGRAEVGDVLQAVLRIGLKECATLVCAIGMRNLYKSHPPEVQKRCDVLLRHSLFVAQVAAGLARLTGAEFEGTEFTAGLLHDIGRIVATVKVPETAESADPLDFREDDDTLAHERNVLGIDHCAIGYQFATQNSLPEPVVRVILNHHRPGEEKLHRELVALLSAADALANYVQDKHKVAGFEPARHSAFAILVTGWPSDRKAKFRSAFPGTVVQALRDTRAMLKAFTPSE; from the coding sequence ATGCCCGTTCTCTCCCACCCAAAACCCACCGACCGCGCACCGATTCCGTGTACCCGGGACATCGTCCTGTCGGACCTGGAGCGCGTCGAATCGTACCCCATGCTGTCGGACTCGGCCGTCCGAGCGGCGGCCCTGGCGAGCACCCCGGACGCATCGGCGGCCGAGGTCGCGGCCGTCATCCGCCGGGACAGTGTACTCACGGCGGCCGTTCTTCGTGTCGCGAACACGTGGACGTACCGCGGACGGGCGGAAGTCGGGGACGTGCTTCAGGCCGTCCTCCGAATCGGGCTGAAAGAGTGCGCGACCCTGGTTTGCGCGATCGGAATGCGAAACCTGTACAAGAGCCACCCGCCGGAAGTCCAGAAGCGGTGCGACGTGTTGCTCCGGCACTCGCTGTTCGTGGCCCAGGTCGCGGCGGGGCTGGCGCGACTCACCGGGGCCGAATTCGAGGGAACGGAGTTCACCGCGGGGTTGCTGCACGACATCGGTCGGATCGTAGCCACCGTCAAGGTGCCCGAAACGGCCGAATCCGCGGACCCACTCGATTTCCGTGAAGACGATGACACACTCGCCCATGAGCGGAACGTGCTGGGCATCGACCACTGTGCCATCGGGTACCAGTTCGCGACCCAGAACTCGTTGCCCGAGCCGGTCGTTCGGGTGATCCTGAACCACCACCGGCCCGGGGAAGAGAAGCTCCACCGCGAACTCGTCGCTCTCCTTTCCGCGGCTGATGCGCTCGCCAACTACGTTCAGGACAAACACAAGGTCGCCGGGTTCGAGCCCGCGCGCCACTCGGCCTTCGCCATCCTGGTGACCGGCTGGCCCTCCGACCGCAAAGCGAAGTTCCGCAGCGCGTTCCCGGGCACGGTCGTCCAGGCGCTCCGGGACACCCGCGCGATGCTCAAAGCCTTCACACCCAGCGAGTGA
- a CDS encoding AMP-binding protein yields MPLPSYAHGASPVPLLGETIGANLRRTVEQFGGRDALVVRHQNFRATYRELWELVARAAYGLIARGVKTGDRVGIWAPNRFEWVVLQYATARIGAILVNINPAYKATELEYALNKSGVALLCLARGFRQTDYLAILNQVRDRCPALRAALVIDSEWDALLAGAEATSEERLTEIETKLQFDDPINIQYTSGTTGFPKGATLSHHNILNNAFFTAEGLGYTERDRVCVPVPFYHCFGMVLGNLACTTHGACIVVPAESFDPLAVLETVQAERCTSLYGVPTMFIAELNHPRFGEFNLSSLRTGITAGAPCPIEVMKQIQTRMHMREITNVCGMTETSPASTQTGRDDPLEKRVATVGRPVPHAEIKIIDPATGAVVPRGVPGEQCTRGYMVMLGYWDDPDATARAIDSTGWMHTGDLAVMDDEGYVSIVGRLKDVIIRGGENVYPREVEEFLHTIPGVAEAQVIGIPCPKYGEEVMAWVRLQIGAILTGDDLFLACHGRIATYKIPRHWKFVDTFPMTVTGKVQKFRMRELATAELRGASA; encoded by the coding sequence ATGCCGCTCCCCTCCTATGCGCACGGCGCGTCCCCGGTTCCGCTACTCGGCGAAACGATCGGCGCGAACTTGCGTCGGACCGTCGAGCAGTTCGGCGGGCGCGATGCGCTCGTCGTGCGGCACCAGAACTTCCGCGCGACCTACCGCGAATTGTGGGAGCTGGTCGCGCGCGCAGCCTATGGATTGATCGCGCGCGGGGTGAAAACCGGTGATCGCGTCGGGATCTGGGCACCCAATCGCTTCGAGTGGGTCGTGCTGCAATACGCGACCGCGCGCATCGGCGCGATCCTCGTGAACATTAATCCTGCGTACAAGGCCACCGAACTGGAATACGCGCTGAACAAGAGCGGCGTCGCCCTGCTCTGTTTGGCCCGCGGGTTCCGGCAAACGGATTACCTCGCGATCTTGAACCAAGTCCGCGACCGCTGTCCCGCGCTGCGTGCGGCACTCGTCATCGACTCCGAATGGGACGCCCTGCTCGCGGGCGCAGAAGCGACCAGCGAAGAGCGGCTCACAGAGATCGAAACCAAGCTCCAGTTCGATGACCCGATCAACATTCAGTACACGTCCGGCACGACGGGCTTCCCCAAAGGCGCGACGCTGTCGCACCACAACATCCTGAACAACGCCTTCTTCACCGCGGAGGGCCTCGGCTACACGGAACGCGACCGCGTCTGCGTGCCGGTGCCGTTCTACCACTGCTTCGGAATGGTGCTCGGGAACCTCGCGTGTACCACCCACGGCGCGTGCATCGTCGTGCCCGCGGAGTCGTTCGACCCGCTCGCGGTGCTGGAAACGGTTCAAGCCGAGCGCTGCACGTCACTCTACGGCGTGCCGACCATGTTCATCGCGGAACTCAACCACCCGCGGTTCGGCGAGTTCAACCTGTCTTCGCTCCGCACCGGTATCACCGCCGGCGCGCCGTGCCCGATCGAGGTGATGAAACAGATACAAACGCGGATGCACATGCGCGAAATCACCAACGTGTGCGGCATGACGGAAACGTCACCGGCTTCAACACAGACCGGCCGCGACGACCCGCTCGAAAAGCGCGTCGCGACCGTCGGGCGCCCGGTTCCCCACGCCGAGATCAAGATCATCGATCCCGCAACGGGAGCCGTCGTTCCGCGGGGCGTGCCGGGCGAGCAATGTACGCGCGGGTACATGGTGATGCTGGGCTACTGGGACGACCCGGACGCGACCGCCCGCGCCATCGATTCCACCGGGTGGATGCACACCGGCGATCTCGCGGTCATGGACGACGAGGGGTATGTGAGCATCGTCGGCCGGCTCAAGGACGTCATCATTCGCGGCGGCGAAAACGTGTACCCGCGCGAGGTCGAAGAGTTCCTGCACACGATCCCCGGCGTCGCGGAGGCCCAGGTGATCGGCATCCCGTGCCCGAAGTACGGCGAAGAGGTCATGGCCTGGGTGCGGCTCCAGATCGGTGCGATCCTGACCGGAGACGACCTCTTCCTGGCCTGTCACGGGCGCATCGCAACGTACAAGATCCCGCGCCACTGGAAGTTCGTAGACACCTTCCCGATGACCGTTACGGGTAAGGTGCAGAAGTTCCGCATGCGCGAACTCGCGACCGCAGAACTACGCGGTGCGAGCGCGTAG
- a CDS encoding SMP-30/gluconolactonase/LRE family protein, with amino-acid sequence MTPIVFSALVALATAAPPPTEKIDHWVPATAHAIPKETAPEGEGYFSIIEGHNGKLYIGTHANGVNAWLVEFDPKTKQMKVVVDCHKVIGKDLKGFGSQAKIHTRNNVGASGKIYFGTKQGYPDKSETREDYPGGYPMVYDPKTGETKVYDIPVKHHGINSITPDESRGVAYISTCSDGRPGPGESSIFLVLDLKTGKYRELIDTKHIYGFIVLDHLGRAYHPLLGGEIARYDPKTDKLDKLKQTIDGKEPKLDPNLVEQPRGHPINWDTSPDGKTLYCVPMSSNHLYAYDLTAAGDTLPGRDLGPLVPGAKGTDCRAMCVGPKGDVWVSVTRSSAWGINLHHAVSYAPGTGAPKDHGPVAIKNPDYTAFVGKDGKPLPYHAGTFKTPEGVTTSRYVTLGVCQTKAGGVYVLMLSPYTVLELAPKAVPTANTSESKDELFVAKPLTEKNSFTPGIEGPACDAAGNLYVVNLKKNGDIARVTPDGKTEVFVELPNKSVGNGIVFDKNEFMFVADYTGHNVLKIDPKTKKIEVFAHEPTMNQPNDLAIAPDGTLYASDPNWGKSTGQLWKISTNGKITKVASDMGTTNGIEVSPDGKLLYVNESAQQNVWSFPIKTDGSLGEKTLLKKFDDHGFDGMRCDTAGNLYITRYGAGTVVKLSPEGKILKEIAVLGKQPSNICFGGPDGRTAYVTEVEFNRVVQFRVDTPGLAWERAQKLEPGTVELFNGKDLTGWGYKSGDKFESFDGKIEASDKRYTAKDGVLTVNPGKGLQQLWTGAKFPKDFELRLEFRAAVNADSGLFVRGPQLQVRDYFVAGPYKELKKYKPQDWNEIVVVVKGEVAYCTCNGEVLEAKFKLPATGPIGLEADRGQMEYRKIRLKELAK; translated from the coding sequence ATGACCCCGATCGTCTTTTCCGCCCTCGTCGCGCTCGCGACCGCCGCTCCACCGCCGACCGAGAAGATCGACCACTGGGTGCCCGCGACCGCGCACGCGATCCCGAAAGAAACGGCCCCCGAAGGCGAGGGCTATTTCTCGATCATCGAGGGGCACAACGGGAAGCTCTACATCGGCACGCACGCGAACGGCGTAAACGCCTGGCTCGTCGAGTTCGACCCGAAAACGAAGCAAATGAAGGTGGTCGTCGATTGCCACAAGGTGATCGGAAAAGACCTCAAGGGGTTCGGTTCACAGGCCAAGATCCACACGCGAAACAACGTCGGTGCGAGCGGGAAAATCTACTTCGGCACCAAGCAGGGGTACCCCGACAAGTCCGAGACGCGCGAAGACTACCCCGGCGGGTACCCGATGGTCTACGACCCGAAGACCGGCGAAACGAAGGTGTACGACATCCCGGTGAAGCACCACGGGATCAACAGCATCACGCCCGACGAGAGCCGCGGAGTCGCGTACATTTCGACGTGCTCGGACGGGCGCCCCGGACCCGGCGAAAGTTCGATCTTCCTCGTTCTCGACCTGAAGACGGGCAAGTACCGCGAACTGATCGACACAAAACACATCTACGGCTTCATCGTGCTGGACCACCTGGGCCGCGCCTATCACCCGCTGTTGGGCGGCGAAATCGCGCGCTACGATCCGAAGACCGACAAGCTCGACAAGTTGAAGCAGACCATCGACGGGAAAGAGCCGAAGCTCGATCCGAACCTGGTGGAGCAGCCGCGAGGCCACCCCATTAATTGGGACACGTCGCCCGACGGCAAGACGCTCTACTGCGTGCCGATGAGCAGCAACCACCTGTACGCCTACGACCTGACTGCCGCGGGCGACACGCTCCCGGGGCGCGACCTCGGCCCACTCGTGCCAGGCGCAAAGGGGACGGATTGCAGGGCGATGTGCGTCGGGCCGAAGGGGGACGTGTGGGTTTCCGTCACACGATCGAGCGCGTGGGGAATCAACCTGCACCACGCGGTGAGCTACGCGCCCGGCACCGGGGCACCCAAGGATCACGGGCCGGTCGCAATTAAGAACCCCGATTACACCGCGTTCGTGGGGAAAGACGGCAAACCGCTCCCGTACCACGCGGGCACGTTCAAAACGCCCGAAGGCGTCACGACTTCGCGCTACGTTACGCTCGGCGTTTGCCAAACGAAGGCGGGTGGTGTGTATGTGCTGATGCTCAGTCCGTACACGGTGCTGGAACTCGCCCCCAAAGCCGTCCCGACCGCGAACACGTCCGAAAGCAAGGACGAACTGTTCGTTGCGAAGCCGCTTACCGAGAAGAACAGTTTCACACCCGGGATCGAAGGCCCGGCGTGCGACGCGGCCGGGAATCTTTACGTTGTGAATCTGAAGAAGAACGGCGACATCGCGCGCGTCACGCCCGACGGCAAAACGGAAGTGTTCGTGGAGCTACCGAACAAGAGCGTCGGGAACGGCATCGTGTTCGACAAGAACGAGTTCATGTTCGTAGCGGATTACACAGGGCACAACGTCCTCAAGATCGACCCGAAGACGAAGAAGATCGAGGTATTCGCCCACGAACCGACCATGAACCAGCCGAACGATCTCGCCATCGCGCCGGACGGCACCCTGTACGCGAGCGACCCCAATTGGGGAAAAAGCACGGGTCAACTCTGGAAGATCAGCACGAACGGAAAAATCACGAAAGTGGCGAGCGACATGGGCACCACGAACGGCATCGAGGTGAGCCCGGACGGGAAGCTACTCTACGTTAACGAAAGCGCGCAGCAAAACGTGTGGTCGTTCCCGATCAAGACGGATGGGAGCCTCGGCGAAAAGACGCTCCTGAAGAAGTTCGACGACCACGGCTTCGACGGCATGCGCTGCGACACCGCCGGCAACCTGTACATCACGCGATACGGTGCGGGTACGGTGGTGAAGCTCTCCCCGGAGGGCAAAATCCTGAAGGAAATCGCCGTGTTGGGCAAGCAGCCGAGCAACATCTGCTTCGGCGGCCCCGACGGTCGCACCGCTTACGTAACTGAGGTGGAGTTCAACCGCGTCGTGCAGTTTCGCGTTGATACTCCGGGGCTCGCGTGGGAGCGGGCACAGAAGCTCGAACCGGGAACGGTCGAACTCTTCAACGGCAAGGATCTGACCGGGTGGGGCTACAAGTCGGGTGACAAGTTCGAGTCGTTCGACGGCAAAATAGAAGCGTCCGACAAGCGCTACACCGCGAAGGACGGCGTTCTGACCGTGAACCCCGGGAAGGGACTTCAGCAACTCTGGACCGGTGCGAAGTTCCCCAAAGACTTCGAGCTGCGCCTGGAGTTCCGCGCGGCGGTGAACGCGGACAGCGGGCTGTTCGTTCGCGGACCACAACTCCAGGTGCGGGACTACTTCGTTGCCGGGCCGTACAAGGAACTGAAAAAGTACAAACCCCAAGACTGGAACGAAATTGTGGTCGTGGTGAAGGGAGAGGTCGCGTACTGCACGTGCAACGGCGAAGTGCTGGAGGCGAAGTTCAAGCTCCCCGCGACCGGTCCCATCGGTCTGGAAGCGGACCGCGGGCAGATGGAGTACCGTAAGATCCGGCTGAAAGAGCTCGCAAAATGA
- a CDS encoding prenyltransferase: MRNPLRSVSRRDFFRATAVGGSVAALHLGGFAQPGGGPRADEPAAPRSDTGAEFITPDTQLAIDRGLALLAQSQGADGSFGDRIGGATAGITGLSGLALLGAGHQPGRGKFGKNVSRVVDYVTGLVAGTNPGFLSDNQFGRISNQPSAMYSHGFASLFLAEVCGMLPEAQRQKRVRAVLEKATAFGVSAQNTEGGWRYEPNAPFADVSVTVAMMMGLRAARNAGVFVRKDVVRRGAKYIRECQVADGGFSYFKGTGPSAFARSAAAVVGLYSASIPEDEKANNAAIERGLRYLQQFTPNRQFNQRELPPAHYYYGQYYAALAMWSAGGDYWRTWFPAIRDELLGRARANGGTWSDHFHGTSYATAMSLIVLQLPNNYLPILQK; the protein is encoded by the coding sequence ATGCGTAACCCCCTGCGGTCCGTGTCGCGGCGCGACTTCTTCCGGGCAACGGCGGTGGGCGGGTCCGTGGCCGCGCTCCACCTGGGCGGGTTCGCCCAACCGGGCGGCGGACCGCGCGCGGACGAACCGGCCGCCCCGCGGTCGGACACGGGCGCCGAGTTCATCACCCCGGACACGCAATTGGCCATCGACCGCGGGCTCGCGCTGCTCGCGCAGAGCCAGGGCGCCGACGGGTCGTTCGGGGACCGCATCGGCGGGGCCACGGCGGGGATCACGGGGCTGAGCGGGCTGGCCCTGCTCGGGGCCGGGCACCAGCCCGGGCGCGGGAAGTTCGGGAAGAACGTGAGCAGGGTGGTCGACTACGTCACCGGGCTGGTGGCGGGCACAAACCCCGGGTTTCTGAGCGACAACCAGTTCGGGCGCATCAGCAATCAGCCCAGCGCGATGTACAGCCACGGGTTCGCGAGCCTGTTCCTCGCGGAAGTGTGCGGGATGCTGCCCGAGGCCCAGCGCCAGAAGCGCGTGCGCGCGGTGCTCGAGAAGGCGACCGCGTTCGGGGTGAGCGCACAAAACACCGAGGGCGGGTGGCGGTACGAGCCCAACGCCCCGTTCGCGGACGTGTCGGTGACGGTCGCGATGATGATGGGCCTGCGCGCGGCCCGGAACGCGGGCGTGTTCGTGCGCAAGGACGTCGTGCGGCGCGGCGCGAAGTACATCCGCGAGTGCCAGGTGGCCGACGGCGGGTTCAGTTACTTCAAGGGCACGGGGCCGTCGGCGTTCGCGCGGAGCGCCGCGGCGGTCGTCGGGCTGTACAGCGCGAGCATCCCCGAGGACGAGAAGGCGAACAACGCGGCCATCGAGCGCGGGCTGCGGTACCTGCAGCAGTTCACGCCCAACCGCCAGTTCAACCAGCGCGAGCTGCCCCCGGCGCACTACTACTACGGCCAGTACTACGCGGCCCTGGCGATGTGGTCGGCCGGGGGCGACTACTGGCGCACCTGGTTCCCGGCGATCCGCGACGAGCTCCTGGGCCGCGCCCGGGCCAACGGCGGCACCTGGAGCGACCACTTCCACGGCACCTCCTACGCCACCGCGATGAGCCTCATCGTGCTCCAGTTGCCCAACAACTATCTCCCCATTTTGCAGAAGTAG